The following coding sequences lie in one Caproicibacterium argilliputei genomic window:
- the secY gene encoding preprotein translocase subunit SecY has translation MFKTIKNAWGIPDLRKKIIFTLVIIVIFRFGSVIPVPFLDSTALNGIMNSSAVSGTALGYLDMLSGGAFSNATLFAMSVTPYINAQIIMQLLAVAIPALERMVKDGGEEGRKKMSAITRYVGVALGLVQGLAYYFYLRNSSYGSTPIVKFTTGSAGIFTAFVIVLVFTAGTALIMWMGEQINQFGIGNGISILLFAGIVSRIPSIIGHLANYVQMAWKDGSANGKYFFLVPLWVILFLALIWVIVFMNDAERRIPVQYAKRVVGRKQYGGQASHIPIKVGIGGVMPIIFASSILSIPTTIRFFIGNKDMGSFGNAFFTAFSNTGWVYCVLYVLLILAFAYFYTAIQYNPVEMANNLRQSNGTIPGIRPGKPTSDFIGKVLSKITLIGAVFLACIALLPIVFANATGMSNLSMGGTSIIILVGVALETVKQLESQMMMRHYKGFLD, from the coding sequence TTGTTTAAAACAATAAAGAATGCCTGGGGAATTCCCGATCTTCGCAAGAAAATCATCTTTACACTGGTAATCATCGTTATCTTCCGCTTTGGTTCGGTGATTCCGGTTCCGTTTTTGGATTCGACCGCACTCAACGGTATCATGAACAGCAGCGCCGTCAGCGGCACTGCGCTCGGGTATCTGGATATGCTTTCCGGCGGTGCATTTTCCAATGCAACGCTTTTTGCAATGAGTGTTACGCCTTACATCAATGCCCAGATCATTATGCAGCTGCTTGCAGTGGCCATTCCGGCGCTGGAGCGCATGGTGAAGGACGGCGGCGAAGAGGGACGTAAAAAGATGAGCGCCATCACCCGTTATGTGGGCGTGGCACTCGGTTTAGTACAGGGTCTGGCGTACTACTTCTATCTGCGTAACAGCAGCTATGGCAGCACGCCAATCGTGAAATTTACCACCGGCAGCGCGGGCATTTTTACCGCGTTCGTCATTGTACTGGTCTTTACGGCCGGCACGGCACTGATCATGTGGATGGGCGAGCAGATTAACCAGTTCGGTATTGGCAACGGTATTTCCATTCTGCTGTTTGCCGGCATTGTGTCCCGTATTCCGAGCATCATCGGTCACTTGGCAAACTATGTGCAGATGGCTTGGAAAGACGGCTCCGCAAACGGCAAGTACTTCTTCCTGGTGCCGTTGTGGGTGATTCTGTTCCTGGCTCTGATTTGGGTCATTGTCTTTATGAACGATGCGGAGCGCCGGATTCCGGTGCAGTACGCAAAACGTGTTGTCGGCCGCAAGCAGTACGGTGGCCAGGCCAGCCATATTCCGATTAAAGTCGGAATCGGCGGTGTTATGCCAATCATTTTCGCAAGCTCCATTTTGTCCATTCCGACGACGATTCGTTTCTTCATCGGCAACAAAGACATGGGCAGCTTCGGAAACGCATTTTTCACTGCTTTTTCTAATACAGGCTGGGTCTACTGTGTGCTTTATGTGCTTCTGATTCTGGCATTTGCATATTTTTACACGGCAATTCAGTATAATCCGGTAGAGATGGCAAATAACCTGCGTCAAAGCAACGGCACCATCCCGGGTATCCGCCCCGGCAAGCCGACCTCTGATTTCATTGGCAAGGTTCTTTCTAAGATTACACTGATCGGTGCAGTCTTTCTTGCGTGCATCGCCCTGCTGCCAATCGTTTTTGCAAATGCGACCGGCATGAGCAACCTTTCGATGGGCGGCACTTCCATCATCATCCTTGTGGGTGTTGCTTTGGAAACAGTGAAACAGCTGGAAAGCCAAATGATGATGCGTCATTATAAAGGCTTCCTCGATTAA
- a CDS encoding adenylate kinase: MNLILLGAPGAGKGTQAETICAKLHIPAISTGNMIREALKNGTEMGLAAKSYMDKGDLVPDEVVIGIVKDRLQQDDCKNGFVLDGFPRTIPQAEALDKMGVRIDKVIEIDVPDETIVTRMSGRRVCAECGASYHLVYKKPKVAGKCNFCGGALVQRTDDHPDTVHARLKEYHAKTEPLKAYYEKQGKLVVVDGQEDVADTSRLTLAAIEA; encoded by the coding sequence ATGAACCTGATTCTATTGGGCGCGCCCGGCGCCGGAAAAGGTACACAGGCAGAAACTATCTGTGCCAAACTGCACATTCCTGCCATTTCGACCGGCAACATGATTCGAGAGGCGCTGAAAAACGGTACGGAGATGGGTTTGGCCGCCAAGTCCTATATGGACAAAGGCGACCTGGTGCCCGATGAAGTCGTTATTGGCATTGTGAAAGACCGCTTACAGCAGGACGACTGCAAAAACGGTTTTGTGCTGGACGGCTTTCCGCGCACCATCCCCCAGGCCGAGGCTCTGGACAAAATGGGCGTTCGGATTGACAAGGTCATCGAAATTGATGTCCCGGATGAAACCATTGTAACGCGTATGTCCGGACGCCGTGTCTGCGCGGAGTGCGGCGCAAGCTACCACCTGGTGTACAAAAAGCCGAAGGTGGCGGGCAAGTGCAACTTCTGCGGAGGCGCCTTGGTTCAGCGCACGGATGACCACCCGGATACGGTTCATGCACGTTTGAAGGAATATCACGCGAAGACAGAGCCGCTCAAGGCTTACTATGAGAAGCAGGGCAAGCTGGTCGTCGTGGATGGTCAGGAGGATGTGGCAGACACGTCCCGCCTGACACTTGCAGCAATCGAGGCGTAA
- the map gene encoding type I methionyl aminopeptidase: MIILKTSRELTCMKHAGRIAQNALKLAGSLVRPGVSTWELDKAAHDYIVGEGAVPSCLGYGGFPATCCISVNDVVVHGIPSKTKILKEGDIVSIDLCATYEGFIGDNTWTFPVGKVSDEAQRLMDTTRECLFQGIEAAKPGNRIGDVGSAVQRYAEARGYSVVRNYTGHGVGANMHEDPSVPNYGTPGRGVRLLPGMVIAIEPMICQGTYEVKTLSDGWTTLTKDGKLAAHYEHTVAITESGPVILTQGD, translated from the coding sequence ATGATCATTCTAAAAACCAGCCGTGAGCTGACCTGCATGAAGCATGCGGGCCGGATTGCGCAGAACGCATTGAAGCTGGCCGGCTCGCTGGTCAGGCCGGGAGTTTCCACTTGGGAACTCGACAAGGCGGCTCATGATTACATTGTGGGCGAGGGCGCAGTTCCGTCCTGTCTTGGCTACGGCGGTTTTCCGGCGACCTGCTGTATTTCCGTCAACGATGTGGTTGTCCATGGCATACCGAGTAAGACGAAAATCCTCAAGGAGGGCGACATCGTCAGCATTGACCTGTGCGCCACTTACGAAGGCTTTATCGGTGACAATACCTGGACTTTTCCGGTTGGAAAGGTCAGCGATGAGGCGCAGCGTCTTATGGATACAACCCGCGAGTGCCTGTTTCAAGGCATAGAGGCCGCAAAGCCCGGCAACCGAATTGGTGATGTGGGCAGCGCGGTTCAGCGGTATGCTGAAGCTCGCGGTTACTCGGTGGTACGGAATTATACCGGCCATGGAGTAGGCGCGAATATGCATGAAGATCCCAGTGTTCCAAATTACGGCACGCCCGGCCGCGGCGTGCGCCTGTTGCCCGGCATGGTCATTGCCATTGAGCCAATGATCTGTCAGGGCACTTACGAGGTAAAAACCCTGTCTGACGGCTGGACAACTCTGACGAAAGACGGCAAGCTCGCAGCACACTATGAGCACACCGTGGCCATTACGGAATCCGGCCCCGTCATTTTGACACAGGGCGACTGA
- a CDS encoding KOW domain-containing RNA-binding protein yields the protein MEIKRGTVARSAAGRDKGSFCTVLSLAGSYALVSDGKRRTLEKPKKKKLIHLFPTRTILPEEALHSNRALRAALRPFCGKGSSTPEEADL from the coding sequence ATGGAAATAAAGCGCGGCACAGTGGCCCGCAGTGCAGCAGGCCGCGATAAAGGCAGCTTTTGCACTGTGCTTTCCCTTGCAGGGTCGTATGCCCTGGTGAGCGACGGAAAGCGCCGCACACTGGAAAAGCCGAAAAAGAAAAAGCTTATCCACCTTTTTCCGACCCGCACGATTTTACCGGAGGAAGCCCTGCACAGCAACCGAGCGCTGCGGGCGGCTCTTCGGCCGTTTTGCGGCAAGGGCAGTTCCACGCCAGAGGAGGCTGATTTGTAA
- the infA gene encoding translation initiation factor IF-1 produces the protein MSKQDVIETEGTVVEALPNAMFKVELQNHHTILAHISGKLRMNFIRILPGDKVTVEMSPYDLTQGRITWRTK, from the coding sequence ATGTCAAAGCAGGACGTAATTGAAACCGAAGGCACCGTTGTTGAGGCTCTGCCGAATGCTATGTTTAAGGTAGAGCTGCAGAATCACCACACGATCCTGGCTCATATCTCCGGCAAACTGCGTATGAACTTTATCCGCATTCTGCCTGGAGATAAGGTCACCGTAGAGATGTCTCCCTACGATCTGACACAGGGCCGCATCACGTGGCGTACCAAGTAA
- the rpmJ gene encoding 50S ribosomal protein L36, with amino-acid sequence MKVRPSVKKMCEKCKIIKRKGKVMVICENPKHKQRQG; translated from the coding sequence ATGAAAGTAAGACCTTCTGTTAAAAAAATGTGCGAAAAGTGCAAGATCATCAAGCGTAAGGGCAAAGTCATGGTGATCTGTGAGAACCCGAAGCACAAACAGCGTCAAGGCTAA
- the rpsM gene encoding 30S ribosomal protein S13 has protein sequence MARIAGIDLPRDKRVEIALTYIFGIGRKTATDICSATGVNPDLRVRDLTEDDAAKLREYIDHNCRVEGDLRRDVAFDIKRLTEIGCYRGIRHRKGLPVRGQRSKTNARTRKGPRKTMANKKK, from the coding sequence ATGGCTCGTATAGCAGGTATTGACTTGCCAAGAGACAAACGCGTCGAGATCGCCCTGACTTATATCTTTGGTATCGGCCGCAAGACCGCCACGGATATTTGCTCCGCAACCGGCGTGAACCCTGATCTGCGCGTGCGCGACCTTACCGAGGACGACGCCGCAAAGCTCAGAGAATATATTGACCACAACTGCCGCGTGGAGGGCGACCTTCGCCGCGATGTGGCATTTGACATCAAGCGGCTTACGGAAATCGGCTGCTACCGCGGCATCCGTCACCGTAAGGGACTGCCGGTGCGCGGCCAGCGTTCCAAGACTAACGCGAGGACTCGTAAAGGCCCCCGTAAGACCATGGCCAACAAGAAGAAGTAA
- the rpsK gene encoding 30S ribosomal protein S11, translated as MPATKGTAKKTAATRRRRERKNIDRGAAHIQSTFNNTIVTITDVQGNAVSWASSGELGFRGSRKSTPFAAQTAAETAAKVAIDHGMKTVDVYVKGPGAGREAAIRALQNAGLEVTLIKDVTPVPHNGCRPPKRRRV; from the coding sequence ATGCCAGCAACTAAAGGCACAGCAAAAAAGACTGCTGCGACTCGCCGCCGTCGGGAACGGAAAAACATTGACCGCGGTGCGGCGCATATCCAGTCTACTTTCAATAATACGATTGTAACAATCACCGATGTGCAGGGCAATGCGGTTTCCTGGGCAAGCTCTGGCGAGCTGGGTTTCCGCGGCAGCAGAAAGTCCACCCCCTTTGCCGCACAGACCGCCGCCGAAACTGCCGCAAAGGTGGCCATCGACCACGGTATGAAGACGGTGGATGTCTACGTGAAGGGCCCGGGTGCAGGCCGCGAGGCTGCCATCCGTGCGCTGCAGAACGCCGGTCTGGAGGTCACGTTGATCAAAGATGTGACCCCGGTTCCCCACAATGGATGCCGTCCTCCCAAAAGAAGACGTGTATAG
- the rpsD gene encoding 30S ribosomal protein S4 produces MARNMQPILKRCKTLGISPAAMGVNKNSIRNPKQGRRKQSEYAMQLNEKQKAKFIYGVQERQFRHYYEMATKTSGVTGENLLRLLERRLDNCVYRLGFANTRREARQMVNHGHITVNGKKVDICSYLISEGDLISIAEKSRSSQHVKDILEKNAATVVPKWLTVNHDAVEGKVVAMPERSDIDFDINETLIVELYSK; encoded by the coding sequence ATGGCAAGAAATATGCAGCCTATCCTGAAGCGGTGCAAAACCCTGGGTATCAGCCCCGCTGCGATGGGCGTCAATAAAAACTCAATCCGCAACCCGAAGCAGGGCCGCCGCAAGCAGAGTGAATATGCCATGCAGCTTAACGAAAAGCAGAAGGCAAAGTTCATTTACGGCGTACAGGAGCGGCAGTTCCGCCATTACTATGAAATGGCAACCAAAACTTCCGGCGTGACCGGCGAAAACCTGCTGCGTCTGCTGGAGCGCCGCCTGGACAATTGCGTGTACCGCCTCGGCTTTGCCAACACACGCCGTGAGGCGCGCCAGATGGTGAACCACGGCCACATCACAGTAAACGGCAAAAAGGTGGACATCTGCTCTTATCTCATCAGTGAGGGCGACTTGATTTCCATTGCAGAAAAGAGCCGCTCTTCTCAGCACGTAAAGGACATTCTGGAGAAGAATGCCGCGACCGTTGTGCCGAAGTGGCTTACTGTGAACCACGATGCAGTTGAGGGCAAGGTTGTTGCAATGCCCGAAAGAAGCGATATTGACTTTGATATCAACGAAACGCTTATCGTTGAGTTGTACTCCAAGTAA
- a CDS encoding DNA-directed RNA polymerase subunit alpha codes for MIEIEKPKIETADVSDDGNYGKFVVAPLERGFGTTLGNSLRRVLLSSLPGVAPTSIKIDGVVHEFSTVPGVKEDVTEIVLNIKNLTAKLHCDGPKTVEICAEGPCEVTADSIKCDSEVEILNPDLHIATLGEGAKLYMEITLDKGRGYVPSDRNKQNMTANVIGDIPVDSIYTPVYRVNFSVENARVGQRIDYDKLTLEVWTNGVITAQEAVSLAAKFLTEHLNLFVNLSDKGSNAEIMVEKDDKDKEKVLEMTIEELDLSVRSFNCLKRAGINTVGDLVNKSEEDMMKVRNLGRKSLEEVIWKMASLGYNLRKEDE; via the coding sequence ATGATCGAGATAGAAAAGCCCAAAATTGAAACTGCAGACGTATCTGATGACGGCAACTACGGCAAGTTCGTTGTGGCTCCGCTGGAGCGCGGCTTCGGCACGACTCTCGGCAACAGCCTGCGGCGTGTGCTGCTTTCCTCCCTTCCAGGCGTGGCGCCCACGTCCATTAAAATTGACGGCGTGGTGCACGAATTTTCTACCGTGCCTGGCGTGAAGGAAGACGTTACAGAGATCGTTCTGAACATCAAGAACCTTACGGCAAAGCTGCACTGCGACGGCCCCAAAACCGTTGAAATTTGTGCGGAAGGTCCCTGTGAGGTCACGGCGGATTCTATCAAGTGTGACAGCGAAGTCGAGATACTCAACCCCGACCTGCACATTGCAACTTTGGGCGAGGGCGCAAAGCTGTATATGGAGATCACGCTGGATAAAGGGCGTGGATACGTCCCCTCCGACCGCAACAAGCAGAACATGACCGCCAATGTGATTGGCGATATCCCCGTAGATTCGATCTACACCCCGGTGTACCGGGTAAACTTCAGCGTGGAGAATGCCCGTGTCGGTCAGCGCATCGATTATGATAAGCTGACCCTTGAGGTATGGACGAACGGCGTCATTACTGCCCAGGAGGCGGTTTCTCTGGCGGCGAAGTTCCTCACCGAGCATCTCAACCTCTTCGTAAACCTGTCTGATAAAGGCAGCAATGCGGAGATTATGGTGGAGAAGGACGACAAGGACAAGGAAAAGGTGCTCGAAATGACCATCGAAGAGCTGGATTTGTCTGTACGTTCCTTTAACTGCCTGAAGCGCGCTGGTATCAACACGGTGGGTGACCTTGTCAACAAGTCTGAAGAGGACATGATGAAGGTACGCAACCTTGGACGTAAATCGCTGGAAGAGGTCATCTGGAAGATGGCTTCTCTTGGATACAATCTGCGCAAGGAAGATGAATAA
- the rplQ gene encoding 50S ribosomal protein L17 → MPGTRKLGRATDSRTAMLRAMVTFLLENGKIETTVTRAKEVRSMAEKMITIAKEDTLHNRRMVMAFITKEAVANKLFTEIAPQYKERNGGYTRIAKIGPRRGDAAEMAIIELMPVETAAPAAEAAPAESK, encoded by the coding sequence ATGCCAGGAACCAGAAAGCTCGGCAGAGCGACAGACAGCCGCACCGCGATGCTGCGTGCCATGGTAACCTTTCTCTTAGAGAACGGCAAGATCGAAACGACCGTCACTCGCGCCAAGGAGGTTCGCTCCATGGCCGAGAAGATGATCACGATCGCAAAAGAAGACACGCTGCACAACCGCCGCATGGTAATGGCTTTCATTACGAAAGAAGCGGTTGCCAACAAGCTGTTTACCGAAATTGCGCCGCAGTATAAAGAGCGCAACGGCGGTTACACCCGCATTGCGAAAATCGGGCCGCGCCGCGGCGACGCCGCTGAAATGGCGATTATTGAGCTGATGCCGGTAGAAACAGCAGCGCCTGCTGCCGAAGCTGCCCCCGCAGAAAGCAAGTAA
- a CDS encoding threonine aldolase family protein produces MFRFECDYCEGAHPLILQALAKTNLEQTPGYGLDPYCTRAAARIRQICEAPKADVHFLVGGTQANTTVIAAALRPWQGAVAVSEGHIAVHETGAIEAAGHKVLTLPPHNGKMDAQDLRALCKAHFDDSSREHTVQPGIVYISHPTETGTLYTLHELEALRAVCDTYGLPLFLDGARLAYGLAAEGTDLTLGNLARLCDVFYIGGTKAGALFGEAVVITNDSLKKDFRYNIKQRGGMLAKGRLLGIQFDTLLRNSLYLQIGQHADRLALQIRRTCLEKGLPMAVDSPTNQQFFVFPDTALAKLEQNFTFSPICKPDASHTEVRICTSWASTDTAVNALCSAISAL; encoded by the coding sequence ATGTTTCGTTTTGAATGTGACTACTGCGAGGGTGCGCACCCGCTGATTTTGCAGGCGCTTGCTAAAACCAATCTGGAACAAACCCCCGGCTACGGGCTGGACCCCTACTGCACACGCGCGGCGGCGCGGATTCGCCAGATATGCGAAGCACCGAAGGCAGATGTCCACTTTCTGGTGGGCGGCACACAAGCCAACACAACGGTTATCGCTGCCGCCCTGCGCCCGTGGCAGGGTGCCGTAGCGGTCAGCGAGGGGCACATTGCCGTACACGAAACCGGCGCCATTGAAGCTGCCGGACACAAAGTGCTGACACTGCCGCCGCACAACGGAAAAATGGACGCACAGGACCTGCGGGCACTCTGCAAAGCACACTTTGATGATAGCTCCAGAGAGCATACGGTGCAGCCCGGAATCGTGTACATTTCCCACCCCACTGAAACCGGCACACTTTACACCCTGCACGAACTGGAGGCACTCCGTGCTGTCTGCGACACGTATGGGCTGCCCCTGTTTTTAGACGGTGCACGGCTGGCATACGGCCTTGCCGCAGAGGGCACAGACTTGACGCTTGGCAACCTTGCGCGCCTGTGCGATGTTTTTTACATCGGTGGTACAAAGGCAGGCGCATTATTTGGCGAGGCAGTTGTCATTACAAACGATTCCCTGAAAAAGGACTTTCGCTACAACATCAAGCAGCGCGGCGGTATGCTGGCAAAAGGCCGTCTGCTGGGCATCCAGTTTGACACGCTGCTGCGGAACAGCCTTTATCTGCAAATTGGGCAGCACGCCGACCGGCTTGCCCTGCAAATTCGCCGCACTTGTCTGGAAAAGGGACTTCCCATGGCGGTTGATTCGCCGACCAACCAGCAGTTTTTCGTCTTTCCCGACACCGCGCTTGCCAAATTGGAGCAGAATTTTACCTTCTCTCCAATCTGCAAACCGGACGCCAGCCACACGGAAGTGCGCATCTGTACAAGCTGGGCAAGCACCGACACAGCTGTAAACGCGCTTTGCTCGGCAATTTCCGCACTGTAA
- a CDS encoding RNA polymerase sigma factor — MKKELRSDAFLQDAMERWGDMVYRLALGHTRNIADAEDIYQDVFLRLLRDTTDFQTEEHLKAWLLHVTQNRCCDHARHLQRHSTQELPACIPDSPPDPAAEELWQAVAALPPKQLTVIHLFYEEGRTTEQIASLLHCRPATVRTRLHRARKALKRLLGGDQDEERFERVRQADAPSICAAGTKAARAESSRP, encoded by the coding sequence ATGAAAAAAGAATTGCGTTCAGACGCGTTCCTGCAGGACGCGATGGAGCGCTGGGGCGATATGGTATATCGCCTTGCACTGGGACATACGCGAAACATCGCGGATGCTGAGGATATTTACCAGGATGTATTTTTGCGCTTGCTGCGGGATACCACAGACTTTCAAACAGAGGAGCATTTGAAAGCATGGCTGCTGCATGTGACACAGAACCGTTGCTGTGACCACGCACGGCATTTGCAGCGGCACAGCACGCAGGAACTTCCTGCGTGTATTCCGGACAGCCCCCCTGACCCCGCCGCGGAGGAGCTGTGGCAGGCAGTGGCGGCTTTGCCACCCAAACAACTGACGGTGATTCACCTGTTTTACGAGGAAGGCCGCACGACAGAGCAAATTGCTTCGCTGCTGCACTGCCGCCCGGCTACCGTACGCACCCGTTTGCACCGTGCGCGCAAGGCATTAAAACGATTGTTAGGAGGAGATCAGGATGAAGAGAGATTTGAACGAGTACGGCAGGCTGATGCACCAAGTATATGCGCCGCAGGAACTAAAGCAGCGCGTGCTGAAAGCAGCCGACCGTGA
- a CDS encoding O-acetylhomoserine aminocarboxypropyltransferase/cysteine synthase family protein encodes MADIRDSKTWGFETKQVHIGQEHADPATDSRAVPIYATTSYVFHNSKHAADRFGLRDPGNIYGRLTNTTQGVFEERINALEGGAGAVAVASGAAAINYALSALARSGEHIVAAKTIYGGTYDLLAHTLPLTSGITATFVDPEEEGSFEAAIQPNTKAILIETLGNPNCNIIDIEAVAAIAHRHHIPLVVDSTFATPYLVRPIEYGADIVVHSATKFIGGHGTAIGGVIVDGGHFDWKGSGKFPWISEANPSYHGISFVDAAGAAAFVTYVRAILLRDTGATLSPFHAFLFLQGLETLSLRVERHVQNALKIVSYLSQHPQVEAVHHPSLESDPSHQLYLKYFPNGGGSIFTFEIKGDAETAQNFIDHLPIFSLLANVADVKSLVIHPASTTHSQLTEEELLDQGIKPNTIRLSIGIERVEDLIAALDAAFQAIQ; translated from the coding sequence ATGGCAGATATCAGAGATTCTAAAACATGGGGATTTGAAACCAAACAAGTACACATCGGGCAGGAGCACGCCGACCCGGCAACCGATTCGCGCGCTGTGCCTATTTACGCAACAACTTCTTACGTCTTTCATAACTCCAAGCACGCCGCAGACCGTTTCGGTCTGCGCGACCCCGGCAATATTTACGGCAGACTGACCAACACAACACAGGGCGTTTTTGAGGAACGCATCAACGCACTGGAGGGCGGCGCCGGCGCCGTAGCAGTCGCATCCGGCGCTGCGGCAATCAACTATGCACTTTCCGCCCTGGCGCGCAGCGGCGAACACATTGTGGCGGCAAAAACCATCTACGGCGGAACCTATGACCTGCTCGCCCACACCCTTCCGCTGACTTCCGGCATTACCGCCACCTTTGTGGATCCGGAGGAGGAAGGCTCCTTTGAAGCGGCGATTCAGCCGAACACCAAGGCGATTCTCATTGAAACACTCGGCAACCCGAACTGCAACATTATTGACATCGAAGCGGTGGCGGCAATCGCCCACCGGCACCACATTCCGCTGGTTGTAGACTCTACCTTTGCAACCCCCTACCTGGTGCGCCCCATCGAATACGGCGCAGACATCGTGGTGCACTCTGCTACCAAATTCATTGGCGGCCACGGAACCGCCATCGGCGGCGTGATTGTGGACGGCGGTCACTTTGACTGGAAAGGCTCCGGTAAGTTCCCGTGGATTTCCGAAGCAAATCCCAGCTATCACGGCATTTCATTTGTAGATGCCGCCGGCGCCGCCGCCTTTGTCACCTATGTGCGTGCCATTCTGCTGCGTGACACCGGCGCAACGCTTTCGCCGTTTCACGCGTTCCTGTTCCTGCAGGGATTGGAAACTCTCTCGCTGCGGGTAGAGCGCCATGTACAGAATGCGCTGAAGATTGTATCTTATCTTTCCCAGCACCCGCAGGTAGAGGCGGTGCACCATCCGTCCCTGGAAAGTGACCCCAGCCACCAGTTGTATTTGAAGTACTTCCCGAACGGCGGCGGTTCCATTTTCACCTTTGAGATTAAAGGCGACGCAGAAACCGCGCAGAATTTCATTGACCATCTGCCCATTTTCTCCCTGCTTGCCAATGTGGCGGACGTCAAGTCGCTGGTTATCCATCCCGCCAGCACCACCCATTCGCAGCTGACCGAAGAGGAACTGTTGGATCAGGGCATTAAGCCGAATACCATCCGGCTTTCCATCGGCATTGAGCGGGTTGAAGACTTGATTGCCGCTTTGGATGCTGCGTTCCAAGCCATTCAATAA
- a CDS encoding LysR family transcriptional regulator, with translation MTLQQIHYLITISQAGSFNKAAEQLYVSQPSLTSAIQEVEKEIGITLFNRSGKGVTLTNDGAEFLLYARQVYSQYENLLEKFGKNSSLKKKFGVSTQHYSFAVKAFVEMVKAFDTSKYEFAIREAKTQDVIRDVSTLKSEIGILYLSDFNRKAIRKLLTSNNLEFHKLIDCRAYVYLWKGHPLAKEPSIHFSQLDPYPCLSFEQGDNSSFYFAEEILSMNEYPRTIKACDRATMLNLMVGLNGYTLCSGIICEELNGTDFAAVPFEADDLNPNSVMEIGYIVRKNVLLSQMGSLYIQNIETYLNAHAAPEA, from the coding sequence ATGACCTTACAGCAAATTCATTATCTTATCACCATTTCGCAGGCTGGCTCTTTCAATAAAGCAGCCGAGCAGCTCTATGTTTCCCAGCCCTCGCTGACCAGCGCCATTCAGGAAGTTGAAAAAGAAATCGGCATCACCCTTTTTAACCGCAGCGGCAAAGGCGTCACACTGACCAACGACGGGGCAGAGTTTCTGCTGTACGCGCGCCAGGTGTACAGTCAGTACGAAAACCTGCTTGAGAAATTTGGAAAAAACAGCAGCCTCAAAAAGAAATTCGGCGTTTCTACCCAGCATTATTCCTTCGCGGTCAAAGCGTTTGTCGAGATGGTCAAGGCGTTTGACACCTCCAAGTACGAATTTGCCATCCGTGAAGCGAAAACACAGGATGTGATTCGCGATGTCAGCACCCTGAAAAGCGAAATCGGCATCCTGTATCTGAGCGACTTTAACCGCAAAGCCATCCGGAAACTGCTCACGTCCAACAATCTGGAGTTCCACAAGCTGATTGACTGCAGGGCATACGTGTACCTGTGGAAGGGACACCCGCTGGCTAAGGAGCCTTCCATCCATTTTTCGCAGCTGGACCCCTACCCCTGCCTTTCCTTTGAGCAGGGCGACAACAGTTCCTTTTATTTTGCCGAGGAAATTCTCAGCATGAATGAGTATCCACGCACCATTAAAGCGTGTGACCGCGCCACCATGCTGAACCTGATGGTCGGTCTCAACGGCTACACCCTTTGCTCCGGTATCATCTGTGAGGAGCTGAACGGCACCGATTTTGCCGCTGTACCGTTTGAAGCCGATGACTTAAATCCCAACAGCGTTATGGAAATCGGGTACATCGTGCGAAAAAATGTTTTGCTGAGCCAAATGGGCAGCCTGTACATTCAGAACATTGAAACCTACCTGAACGCACACGCAGCGCCGGAAGCGTGA